The genomic stretch TAATTCTGCTATTCTCATCGTTTCATAACTATATTCCTCACAACCTAAATATGGCATAACCCGAAACTCTTGACTAACCTCCAAATTATTAGCTACCATATCCAGGTTTATCATCACTCTGATATTTTGGTTTTCAGCGATAGCATAATCGCAATATGTTTCCGATCCCCAGGCGGAACCTTCTTCTGCACTAAAGGCAATAAAACGAATTGAACATTTTGGTTGATATCCTGTAGCCATCATCACTCTGGCAATTTCCAATACCCCAGCTGTACCACTGGCATTATCATCTGCACCGGGAGCAAAAGTAAAAAAATCAGAATTAAAGGAAATTGAATCATAATGCCCTCCTACAATGATATAAATATCAGGATATAAGTATCCTGGAATAGTGGCAATTACATTATATTGAGTAGTATTATTATGTGGATATTCCTGCATCCAAGTATTGGTAAAGCCATAACTTTCAAATTTTCCCTTAATCCAATTTGCCACCTCTAAATGATTATCAGCCAAAGCATAACGCTTTTGATAATTCTGCAGGTGTTGAACATACGCTTTCAAAGTATCAGCATTCACCATAGATATCATATTTATAATATCTGGTTTCGGATCTGCAAACTGAGCGGACAGAAAACTGATTGCAATTAAAAAAGCCAATAGAAAGCAGGTCTTTTTCATTGTTTCTCCTATAAAGTCCATTTACCGGGCAGCTAAGCAATTGCTTTTATCTTAATCTGCCCGCTGCTTCTTGTCAGATGAGTGCCATATACAGGAGCAATATCTTTTGGGTTATCTAATTCACTTTCCGTAATTTTTCTTCTCCTAAATTATAAATATTTATGAATGCGGATTTGTCAATAAAAATAATTACCATCCTTTTTTCGCCTCATCATACTTAGTGGGATGTCTTATGACTCAGTAACACTTCCGTAACACTTCTCTTATTTCGTTAGAGAAGTGTTACGGCATTGTTACAGTGTTATGAAAGGATTTGGCAAGCGGGAAGTGAAGATGGCTTGTAAATGGGGTAAAGATTTTGGGGGGGAGCAAAAGGTGGGGGAAAATAATTTTCTTGCGGAGGACCGGCGTCCTCCAGCTACACAAAATGCGGAGGATCGGCGTCCTCCGACTACACAAAATGCGGAGGATCAGCGTCCTCCGGCTACACTTTTGGGGAGATAGGTTCAGCTATTGCTATTTATACAGCGTAACGAAAAAATCCCTGCCGATATTTTCTATGCGGCATTGCCAGGGAGCAATATTGGCAAAAAGTTCTTGCAGTTGTTTTTCACTATAAAGGTAAAGCGGGCATTTAAATTTATAGCGAATTTGGCGTTGCCAAGCCAAAAAGCCCTTACTGGAGGGAAAACTGAAGAGAACTTTCTCGGTTGCCAAACGCATTGTTTTAGCTATAACCTGTTGGGGATTTTCCATATAGTCCATAAAACCCATTAGAATAAGGTAGTTATACTTTTTATCTTCCGGTAGAGTATTAAAATCGGCAAGGGCAAATTGGCAGATATTATCCATTCCCGTTTTTTGGGCTTCCTTTTTTGCCAGTTCGATCATCCCTGGGGCAAAATCTATGCCGTAAATTAGTGCGGGTGAATATTTTGCCAAAGTTAAATCATAAATTCCGGAACCACAACCGATATCCAGAATTGTCTTATCTTTTAAAGGTTTACATTCCTCTATGGTCTTCTGAAAGCGAATCCGCATTGTTTGCCGAAACCATTTATTGATAAGGCGTTGAAAAGGTCCTGTCCCCGTTCCGTAAATGGCATTGAAATCGCCAGCATAGCCATCAAAAAAGGATGCTGTTTTTGCTTTATTTTGCATCTAATTATCCTTCATTGTTTTTATATATTCTTTACAGGTAACAAATTTGCCGCTGGAAAGAATTGCCTTTAGCTTGGGTTGCACCGTATTTAAGTTTACATAACTTTTAAAATAGGCACGCCTATTCATTTTCAAGCGTGGATGTTGTGGCTCAATTTCCCGTGGGTGAATGTAATATAGAGTCGGTATTCCCTGTTGGGCAAGTTTTTTATGCATAGATAGTATAATCCGTTTGGGGAATAAACGCAAATATCCTCCACCGAAGAAACAAAATTCCTTCCCACATAAAGGCGCCACAGAAATCGGAAATTCACAGATATCACCCTTGGCGGTTTTTATCCAGAAGGGTTTTTTCTGCGTGGTTTTATACCCTCCGTAATCTCTTTTAACGGGAAAAACAGATGAATCGGCAGAAAAACCCGCTTCCGCAAGTGCATCAAAAAACCAAGGTATAGCTTCGGTGACGGAAAAACTGGGGCTTCTGAAAGCAGTAACTTCTTCGGAACAAATATCTTCCAATATTTTCTTGGAGGAAAGCAAATCGGCAATAAAATCCTCCCTGCTCATTTTATAGATCAGGCGATGATACATACTGTGCGAAGCAATTTCGTGCCCTCTTTTTTGGGCTTCTTTTACTAAATGGGGATATTTTTTAGCTACATATCCCAGAAAGAAGCAGGTTGCCTTAACTTGGTATGTATCAAGCATATCCAGCAATTTTAAAAAACCGCTTTCTACTATGCTCGGTAGAGAATCCCATTCCGAAACAGGTGGCTCACCTCTTTCTTCGGTAACATTATAATAGTCCTCTACATCTATTGTGAATATGGATTTAGGGTTTTCCATCATATTTTTTAGCTCCCTTGGTAGAAAAATTCCTTACTGCAATGAGAGGGAAAAATGTCAATAGGTTTTTCAGCGCTGATGCTAAGTAAGGTATAATCCCAAAAGGTAACTTTGGCTTATGTAGCCGCTAATGGCATAAATATTTAAGGCGTGTCTTTTTTTTGGTGTTACTGGATTGACAACTTTGGTCGGTTTTCATTTCTGGGTTTTTATATGGAAGAAAAGAAAAAAAACACTGATCTCCACAGCGAGGTTAAATACCTGAAAGGAGTGGGAGAAAATCGTGCTCGCCTTTTAGGCAAACTTGGCATAAAGAGCATTTTGGATTTGATGGAGTATTTTCCCAAGGCATATATCAACCGCAAAGTGAATGTGGCTTTAACAGAAATTAAACCGGGTGATTTAATTGCTTTCACGGCAATGATATCCTGGGTTGATGTGCACAAATCGGCAAAAGGCAAAAATATCCTTAATGTGGGCGTTAGTGATGGAAAAGTAAGGTTAATTTGCTCCTGGTTTGCATATCCAACCATTTATGAAAAAATGTTCATTCCGGGTAGATCAGTGTGGTTGAATGGAACAATTTCAGAATTTAACGGTCAATTACAAATGATTCATCCCGAATTTGAACTGATTGATGATGAAGAAGAAGCAAAAGACGCTTTCTGGAAAAATCAGGAGGTCTTACCGGTTTATCCTTTAACGGAAGGGATTAACCAAAAATTGATGCGGCGGTTGATTTACGGTGCTTTTGGTCTTTATGCGGATCTGATAGAAGAAAAGCTGCCGGACTACATTTTGGCAAAACATAATTTTCTGCCGCGCAAAATTGCCTTGCAAAAAATGCACTTTGGTCAACATCCGAAAGAAATGGAAATAGTCCGCAGGCGTTTTGCCTACGAGGATTTTTTTTATTCTCAACTGTTATGGGCGCGGCATAAAATATATCATACCACAAAAACGCAGGGTATTTCATTTATCAATAAAAAACAACTGACAACCGCTCTTTATAAAAAATTGCCCTTTACTTTAACTCGCGCGCAGAAAAAGGTCTTATGGGAAATTTTTGCCGATATGTGGTCTGAAAAACAGATGAGTCGTTTATTGCAAGGTGATGTAGGCAGTGGAAAAACAGTGGTGACTTTATTTGCAATGCTTTTGGCTGTGGAAAATGATTATCAAGCGGTAATGATGGCGCCAACGGAAATTTTGGCGGAACAACATTATGAAACAATATCCTCTCTGCTAAAAGGTTTTGACCTTCAGGTTCATTTGCTTAAAGGGGGTGTTTATAAAGGTAAGGACGAAATCAAAGAGGCAATAGCCAGTGGTAAAGCTCAAATTGTGATTGGAACGCATGCCCTTTTACAAAAAGACATTAAATTCAAACGGTTGGGTTTTGCTTGTGTTGACGAACAACATCGTTTTGGAGTGGAACAACGTGCCCAATTAGCGCGAATGGCTTTGCACCCTGATTTATTATATCTTTCGGCAACTCCCATTCCGCGCAGTTTGGCAATGACCGTTTATGGCGATTTGGAAGTGAGCATTTTAGATGAACTACCCCCTACCCGGAAACCGGTGACAACTATTATCCGCCCTGCCAATAAGATAGAAACCGTTTATAGTGAAATCCGCAAAGAGCTTGAAGCCGGCAGACAAGTGTATATTGTGTGTCCTTTGATAGAAGAATCCGAAAAAATCTCCCTCGTGGATGCCACGCAACTTTATGAATATATTTCTACGAAGGTCTTCCCTGAATATCCTGCTTGCCTTTTACATGGAAGAATGCCAGCCAAAGTAAAGGACTCTATTATGCTGCGTTTTAAGGCAGGCGAAATAAAAATTTTGGTTTCCACAACCGTGATTGAAGTGGGAGTGGATATTCCCAATGCCAGTGTGATGATCGTAGAACACGCCGAGCGATTTGGTTTGGCTCAATTACATCAATTGCGAGGTAGAGTTGGCAGAGGAAATGCAAAAGCATATTGTTATTTGATATATCACGAACCGGTGAATAAAATTGCCTGGCAACGCCTCGCCACAATGACTAAAACCACGGACGGTTTTATAATTGCTGAAAAGGATTTGGAACTACGCGGACCGGGCGATCTTTTTGGTTTTGAACAATCCGGTATGCCCCAATTTCATTTTGCCAATATTATGCGCGATCAGCAAATCCTGCAACAAGCAAGAAAAGATGCCTTTGAAATAATAAAAGCAGATCCCGATTTTAAGCTGCCCGAAAATGGCCTCGTAAAAAAACTGTATTTTAGCCAATATATTAAAAAAGAAGAGCTTATCTTATATTAGCGCCCTGCGTGAAGAAAAAAGAGTTTGACGAAATTACCATAATTATAATGTGAGAAAAAAAAGACCTTTGAGGTATCAATGAAAAAGCTGTGTATCCTTACAACCTTATTAATAATGAGTTGCCTGCTGATGGCAATCAATTTTGATCCCGATTTATTCTACTCTAAAACTATAATTGCCTGTTTTACGAAAACTGCCGTTCCCAATATTGATGGAGTTGTTCCATTTACGATGGAGAACAATGTGGTTCACACAGGAATGAAATCCTTTGACCAATTAGCCGAAGAGCTAAGAATAATAGATATGAAACAAATGCACCCTTATGTGAAAGCTCCCGAATGGAACGATAAAGGAATTTATCTACAAAATCACTATCGCCTCTTTCTGGATAGCGATGCAAATATGGATAAAGCATTGGAGCTGTTAGCTAAAGACCCCAATCTTGTATATGCCGAATTTGAAGGGATTAACCGTCCCAGATTCGTTCCTAACGATCCTATGTTAAATTTGCAATATGCGCATTCGTTACTCCAAAGTTTTGATGCTTGGGATTACACAATGGGTAGTCATGATGTTTTAGTGGCAATTACAGATTCAGGCGTAAAATGGAATCATCCTGATTTGAGAGCCAATATCTGGATAAATCCTGCCGAATCACCCGGAATGACGATAAATTGGGATGCCGGAACAATCAGTGGTGGCAATGGAGTTGACGCCGGAGAAGGTGGAGGCAAAATTGATGACCTGATGGGCTGGGATTTTTATAATTCCGATAATAATCCCTATCAAGATTTTTCTGCCAACGATCATGGAACCCATGTTGCAGGTTGTGCAGGAGCCGTTGGCAATAATGAAATTGGCGTGATCGGAACCTGCCCAAATGTTTCCATTCTTTGTTGTAAAGGAGCTCCCAATACTTCTGCTGCCACGGGTGTATCTTATGCTTACGATCAAGTAAAATATGCCGGTGAAATCGGAGCCGATGTTATAAATGCCAGCTGGGGAAGTGTGGGAACAGGAACTTATCCTAATTCCATCGTTAATTATGTAACTGCCTTGGGCGCTTTGGTAGTTTCTGCCGCTGGTAATGAAAATACGGAACACAATAATTCCTATCAAGATTATCCTGCCGATTGTACTAATGCCTTATGTGTGGCTTCCGTTGCTCAGGGTGATTTCAAATCATCCTTTTCGGATTACGGTGCACCCATAGATATTTGTGCCCCCGGTTCAGGAATTCTATCCACTATTATAAATGGAAACGGATATGCAGCTTACGATGGAACTTCTATGGCGAGCCCTGTTGCCGCTGGTGTAGCTGCTTTGGTTAAATCTCTCAATCCCAATTTAACTCCCAATCAGTTAATGCAGCGGCTGATGCTGACTGCTGATAATATTGATAGTATAAATCCTGATTTTGCAGGTATGTTGGGCGCAGGAAGAGTAAATGCTTACACAGCTACTATGTATGATAAAATACCCAATCTGCAAATTGAAGATTATATACTGGAAGCAGCAACGGGAGATAATGACGGAATTGCTAATCCGGGAGAAATAATCAATTTGAAGATAGCTCTTACCAATTATTTGAACCCGATTACAGGCCTGGGCTGGTTACAGGCGGAAAATGTAACCGTTAAATTGCGCTGCAACTATCCCGGAGTAACCATCATTGATTCTGTAGCCACTTTTGGAACGATGTATGCCGGCACAACTTTATTGAATATTAACCAACCCTTTAAGTTTCAAACAGTGGCATCACTTCCTTCCGAACCCATACCTTTTCAATTTTATATGCAAGCAAATGCAAATTATACATATCCTTACAATAAAACCCTTGCTTTGGATATACCCCTTTCTTTAAATCAAGCAGGTTGGCCCTTCAATTCTGGTGCAGCCACAAATTCTTCACCCTTCTTAATAGACCTGGATGAGGATGGCAATAAAGAAGTTATTTTCGGGGGAGCAAATGGTAGTATTGAATCATTACTTATCAATGGCTCAACCAGTTACCCCGGTTTTCCCGTTCAGACCTCTTCCAATATTCTTGGTTCTATGGCTATGGGAAATATCAATAGTGATGCCAACCGTGAGTTTGTCGCCTGTTTGCAAAATAATCAGGTTATCTGTTTTAATGATTTAGGCCAAATTAAATGGACAGTTCCTGCCGGAGGAACTTTACGAAATGGTCCGGTTATTTTCCGTCCCAATCCTGCTTCCGAACCCAAAGCCGCTTGCATCACTCAAAACGGTGTTGTGAATGTGTTTAATGGCGACGGCACTAACTTTGCGAATTTCCCGGTTACCATTAGTGGCGCTTATTTAGCTCCTCTGGCTATCGGAGATATTAATAATGACGGTTATATGGATATTTTAGCCATTGCCTTGAATGGAACTCTTAATGCCATCAGTTCTCAAAATGGACAGGTCTTGGCCGGTTTTCCCATAACCCTTAATGGAGGCGGTTCTCAAAACGCCATTTGCATAGCCAATCTGGATTCAGACACTCTCCCTGAAATTCTGATCGCTTCAAGCAACGGCGGATATCTTTACGCGTTAAATAATGATGGCAGTATCCTTTTCCAAAAAAATATCGGAACGCAAATTAAAACCAGTCCCGTGGTAGCTGATGTCAATAATGACAATATAAAAGAAATCGTGCTGATCGCCAATAACGGAACTATCTATATTATGAACGGTTTAGGAGCCGATCTTGCCGGAACGCCAATTAGCATTGAAAACGCTGTGGAATGCACGCCTGTAATCGCAAGATTTGATGGTGATAACAATGCAGGCATTATTTTTGGAGATGCCACGGGTCTTTTCCATTCCGTTCGCATAGATGGAACTGAATCTGCTAATTTCCCCATCACGATTGGCGGAAATATAAAAATATCTGCCTCCCTTGCCGATATAGATGGTGATAACGATTTGGATATTGCTTTCCCAACTGATTCCGGACTGGCCATCATTGATGTTAAAAGAGGAGCTCAGGCAATGCTCTGGCCAACTTATCTGGGTGGTTTTGGAAGAACCAATAATGCCTATCAACAAACCCCTATTACAGACCCATTGCTACCTGCTTTAGAAACAACGCTCTACGGTGCTTACCCCAATCCGTTCAATCCGGAAACGACAATTAGCTTTACTTTATCCACTCCGGATTTTACTGAACTGGAAGTTTATAATCAGAAAGGACAAAAAGTAAAAACCCTATTCAGTGGAAATCTGGAATCAGGAAACCATAAATTTGTGTGGAATGGACAAGATGATAAGGGCAATGGCGTTTCCAGCGGATTATATTTTTACCGCATGAAATCAGGAAAATATAGCTCCACCAAAAAAATGATTCTAATGAAATAGTGAACTTTATGGAAAAGTTTGAATCCTAAAATGAACATCCTATGAGATAGAATAATGTTATAAAATGGTGTAGAAGGGAAAACAAGAACCTTCTGCAAAAGAAAAGTCAGGAGCCATTATGCTTAAATATCTGTTACCTTAGTCAAAACCGTTTGGGCATATATGTTTCCTGACTTTTGTCTTTATGCTGTCCATAGCGTTTGTAGCTCCGTTATGAATATGCGCTGCCAAACAAACCGTAAGAATGTTAACGGATATTTTCCTAACTTTGAGGTAATGGCAACTCTATCAACACTCTAAGCATTATCAGCCAGTAAACCTTTTTCGAATATTCAAATCAGGTTTCACATTATCTTCTTATTGTTTCAGCTACATTTGCTTGACAAACAAACCCTTTTCACAATAGTGGCAAAAGCGATAAGAAACAGGAGTTGTATGGATGGAGACACTGCTTTCCGGAATACTTAGCTTTCAACTGAAACAAATAATAATGATTTTGATCGGTTTGGTGTTGATTTGGTTGGCGATAAAACACAATTATGAACCAACATTGTTGTTGCCAATCGGTTTTGGCACAATTTTAGCTAATATTCCACTTTCGGCTGCCATAGGCGAACATTCTCCCTTAGGGATTTTATTCAAGGCAGGAATTGATACGGAATTGTTTCCGCTCCTAATTTTTGTAGCTATCGGAGCAATGATCGATTTTAGCCCCTTGCTGAAAAATCCTTTTATGCTCTTATTTGGAGCCGCCGCTCAATTAGGCATTTTTGTAACCATTGTTTTAGCTGCCTCTTTGGGTTTTGACATTAAGGAAGCAGCCAGTATTGGCATTATTGGAGCCGCCGATGGGCCAACTTCCATTTATGTTGCCAATCGTTTTGCCCCCAATTTGTTAGGAGCAATTTCAGTTGCCGCTTATTCTTATATGGCATTGGTGCCGATTATTCAACCGCCGGTCATTCGCTTGCTTACGACAAAAAAAGAGCGTCGCATAAGAATGGATTATCACAGCGGAGATGTTCCTAAAACGGTGAAAATTATATTTCCCATTGCGATAACGATTATAGCTGGCATTTTTGTCCCTGCCTCTTTGGCGTTAATCGGTTTTTTAATGTTCGGAAATTTAATTCGGGAGTCCGGTGTATTGGAAGGGCTTAGCAAAACGGCTCAAAATGAACTGGGTAATTTGGTTACCATCCTTTTGGGGATAACTATTGCATCCAAAATGCAGGGAGAACTTTTCCTGGTTCCCCAAACTATGTTGATTTTGGCATTGGGATTGGTTGCTTTTATTTTTGACACAGCGGGGGGAGTGCTTTTTGCCAAACTGCTCAATATGTTCAGAAAGGAAAAGATAAACCCAATGATTGGAGCTTGCGGAATTTCTGCCTTTCCAATGAGTGCCAGAGTAATACATCAAATGGGCTTGAAGGAAGACCCCTTTAACTTTTTACTGATGCCGGCCGTAAGTGTAAATGTGGGAGGGCAAATTGGCTCTGTCATTGCCGGCGGAATAATTTTGGCTCTTTTAGCTTAGAGGTATAAATATGCTGAACTTGTCACCGAAGGAAAAAGAACTGTTGGAGGAAGCAAAAAAGGCATCTACCAATGCTTATTCTCCCTATTCCAACTATAAAGTCGGTTGTGCCGTAAGAACCATTGATGGACATATCATCACTGGTTGTAATGTGGAAAATGCCTCATATTCCTTAACTATATGTGCTGAACGCAATACCATTTTTAAAGCGATTAGCGAAGGACACAAAAATTTTGCCGAGATAGCCGTTTTTGTCGATAGCGAAGAAAGTTTTCCTCCCTGTGGCGCTTGCCGGCAGGTTATATATGAATTTGCACCAGATATCAACATCATTTATGCCAATCGTAAAACGGTTCGGTTGCTAAATATCAAAGACCTTCTGCCAGAGGCCTTCACGCTTAATAAGGCCTAAATGCAATACCCGCAAATGCTTTCCTGTAATATCTGCCCGCGTAACTGTGGGATTGATAGAACCATCCAACCAGGTTTTTGTGGAGTTACCCAGAACTTAAAAGTTAATTTGGTAACTAAGCATTTTGGGGAAGAACCACCTTTGACCGGAAATAGAGGTAGTGGCACTATTTTCTTTTCAGGATGCAACTTGCGCTGTGTTTTTTGTCAAAATTATGAGATCTCTACAGGTGGCAAAGGAAAATACATCACCGAGGATAAATTAATTGAACTGATGCTGAACTTACAAAAAGAAGGAGCCCATAATATCAATCTGGTTACTCCTACTCACTATACACCACAAATTAGAGAGTCGCTCATTACCGCCAAAAAAGAAGGTTTAACCATTCCGGTGGTTTGGAATTCTTCCGCTTATGAAAAAGTGGAAACGCTGCAAACGCTTAAGGGCTTGATAGATATATATCTGCCCGATTTTAAGTATGCACACAAAATATATGCCGGCAAATATTCCTCCGCTTTAGATTATCCTTCCTTTGCCCTTGCCGCCATCAAAGAAATGTTTGCCCAAACAGGGCTTTTAGAAATTGACCAGCAGGGAATCGCCCAACAAGGAATGATAATCAGATTATTGATTTTACCAGATGGTTTATCCGGGTGCAAAGAAAATTTACGCCTTTTGGCAGATGAACTAAATTTGAATATCACCCTCTCTCTTATGGGTCAGTATTATCCAGCCGGCAAAGCAATGAATTATAAAGAATTAAGCAGAGGCATAACGGAAAAGGAATATCAGGATGTAGTTGACACTGCTTTAGAGCTTGGTTTTACGAACATTTACACGCAGGAAATATCCCATTCGGATGTCTGGACTCCCGATTTTAGTAATGCCCCGGAAGAACTAAATCCTTGTTCCGAATTTAACCCCCAAAAGAAGCAAACACTATGAAAAATAAGATACTTACTACTTTAATGTTCTTCACTTGTTTGGCATTGCTCTTCGGCAATATCAGCATCCAAAAAACAGGTGAATCTCAACCCCAAAGCTTGCGGGAAACAAATATTTCCAAAATCGCTTATGTGAATTTGGATGATTTCTGTAATATCTTCAAAGCTATCTGTAAACAGGATAGAGCGGACAATCGCATCTATTTGAACATCTACGATGAACAGTTTATCTTTCTGGAAAATTCGTCCTATTACACTCTGAAAGCTGTCTCTTATAATATGAACTATCCTTTTATCCGCAAAGGAGATTGTTTATATCTGCCTTCCATTTTTGTAACCGAACATTTACGAATGCAGTTCCCGAACCAGGTTAAACGCAAAGGTTATGCACTCCAAATTGCCAAACCAATCGATAATAGCGTAAAAACCATTGTTCTTGACCCAGGACACGGAGGTAAGGATCCCGGCGCAATAGGAAGAAAATTGAACTCCAATGAAAAAGATGTTAATCTGGCCGTGGCTTTGAAACTGAAAAGCATCCTGGAAAAAGAACTTGGGATGAATGTTTTGCTAACGCGAGATAACGATCGCTTCGTCTCTTTGCAGGATAGAACTCGCTTTGCCAATGAAAAAAAGGCAGACCTCTTTGTCAGCATACATTCCAATTCCAGTAGGGCAACCAGTTCAAGAGGAATTGAGACCTATTATTTATCTACGGCTCAGACCTCCGACGCCAGAGCTGTAGAAGCACTTGAAAATGGCGTTGTAGAACGATTTGAAGGTGGAACTGAAGCAAAAAAGAAATATGACGATCTGGATTTCATTCTCAGCGATCTGAGTCAGACAGAACATCTGGAAAACAGTAATAATATGGCTATCAGCGTGCAGCAAAATTTGATAGCCGGCACCCAAAATTTAGATAGAGGTGTTAAACAGGCAAATTTTTATGTTTTACGAGGCGCTTTTATGCCTTCCATCCTAATTGAACTTGGGTTTATCAGTAATCCGGAAGAAGAACAGCTGTTGATCAACGAAGAATATCAGCAACAACTGGCACGGACTATTTTTGAAGGTATAAAGCGTTTCAAATTCCGCTACGATAGAATTAGAAATACATAAAAGGAATAAACTGCCTATGTCCGTAATTATCCAAAATGTCCTCCCGAAAAGTTTAGCAGCCAAAAATGGAATCCAAACCGGCGAGAAACTTATTTCCGTAAACGGGCAAGAAGTGCGTGATTTTTTAGATTTGGAGCTGCTTACTTCGGATTATATTTTTGAGCTGGAAATTATGTCTGCCACAGGAGATAAACGCATCGTCCAAATTCAGCGGGAGGAAAAAAGCTTCCTGGGAATTGACCCCGAGCCCTACAAAATTAGGCAATGTGAAAATTCCTGCATTTTTTGCTTTATCGACCAAATGCCTCCCTACCTAAGAAATACGCTTTATGTGAAAGACGATGATTATCTTTATTCCTATGTTTTTGGCAACTATATCACGCTTACCAACCTTAAGGAAGATGATTATAACCGCATTATAGAACAAAGGATCACTCCCTTGTATGTTTCCTTGCATACTACCGATAATGTTTTGCGACAGAAAATGATGCGTTCCGCCCAACAAGTAGATGCCTTATCAATTCTGAAACATCTCAGTTTTCACGGCATCAGTTTTCATCTTCAAATTGTTTGTGTGCCAGGTTATAATGACGGCGCAGCTTTAAAACGAACTTTGCAAGACATCCTAACTTCTCATTTAAATTGCCTTTCCATTGGAGTTGTCCCCGTGGGCTTAACTAAATACAGGCAAAATCTTTGCGAACTAAAACCCTTCAACCGTCAAAACTCCGAGTATGTTTTAGACCTGATAGAAGAAACAAGAAACGCTTATCACAGCGAAATCATCTATCCTGCCGATGAATTTTATATCCTTGCGGAGAGAGAAATTCCGGAAGAGTCCTATTATCTGGATTATCCTCAGTTGGAAAACGGAATCGGGATGTTGCGTTTATCCATTCAAAATTATAAACAGAAAAAAAGAGCGTTGTTGAAAGAGCTGCGTAAAAAACCGGTAAATTATCTGATGATTGGTTCTACAGCCGCACAAGAAATCATACTTAAAATTGCTGAAGACCTCAATAAGCGGCTGGAAAATCAAATGGTAAAAGTTCAAATAATTAAAAATGACTTCTTTGGCTCGGATATAACTGTTTGCGGATTGATTACTTATGCCGATTTATACGCTCAGCTTGCTCCTGAGC from Candidatus Cloacimonas sp. encodes the following:
- a CDS encoding sodium ion-translocating decarboxylase subunit beta, translating into METLLSGILSFQLKQIIMILIGLVLIWLAIKHNYEPTLLLPIGFGTILANIPLSAAIGEHSPLGILFKAGIDTELFPLLIFVAIGAMIDFSPLLKNPFMLLFGAAAQLGIFVTIVLAASLGFDIKEAASIGIIGAADGPTSIYVANRFAPNLLGAISVAAYSYMALVPIIQPPVIRLLTTKKERRIRMDYHSGDVPKTVKIIFPIAITIIAGIFVPASLALIGFLMFGNLIRESGVLEGLSKTAQNELGNLVTILLGITIASKMQGELFLVPQTMLILALGLVAFIFDTAGGVLFAKLLNMFRKEKINPMIGACGISAFPMSARVIHQMGLKEDPFNFLLMPAVSVNVGGQIGSVIAGGIILALLA
- the cdd gene encoding cytidine deaminase — protein: MLNLSPKEKELLEEAKKASTNAYSPYSNYKVGCAVRTIDGHIITGCNVENASYSLTICAERNTIFKAISEGHKNFAEIAVFVDSEESFPPCGACRQVIYEFAPDINIIYANRKTVRLLNIKDLLPEAFTLNKA
- a CDS encoding radical SAM protein, producing MQYPQMLSCNICPRNCGIDRTIQPGFCGVTQNLKVNLVTKHFGEEPPLTGNRGSGTIFFSGCNLRCVFCQNYEISTGGKGKYITEDKLIELMLNLQKEGAHNINLVTPTHYTPQIRESLITAKKEGLTIPVVWNSSAYEKVETLQTLKGLIDIYLPDFKYAHKIYAGKYSSALDYPSFALAAIKEMFAQTGLLEIDQQGIAQQGMIIRLLILPDGLSGCKENLRLLADELNLNITLSLMGQYYPAGKAMNYKELSRGITEKEYQDVVDTALELGFTNIYTQEISHSDVWTPDFSNAPEELNPCSEFNPQKKQTL
- a CDS encoding N-acetylmuramoyl-L-alanine amidase, translating into MKNKILTTLMFFTCLALLFGNISIQKTGESQPQSLRETNISKIAYVNLDDFCNIFKAICKQDRADNRIYLNIYDEQFIFLENSSYYTLKAVSYNMNYPFIRKGDCLYLPSIFVTEHLRMQFPNQVKRKGYALQIAKPIDNSVKTIVLDPGHGGKDPGAIGRKLNSNEKDVNLAVALKLKSILEKELGMNVLLTRDNDRFVSLQDRTRFANEKKADLFVSIHSNSSRATSSRGIETYYLSTAQTSDARAVEALENGVVERFEGGTEAKKKYDDLDFILSDLSQTEHLENSNNMAISVQQNLIAGTQNLDRGVKQANFYVLRGAFMPSILIELGFISNPEEEQLLINEEYQQQLARTIFEGIKRFKFRYDRIRNT
- a CDS encoding DUF512 domain-containing protein, producing the protein MSVIIQNVLPKSLAAKNGIQTGEKLISVNGQEVRDFLDLELLTSDYIFELEIMSATGDKRIVQIQREEKSFLGIDPEPYKIRQCENSCIFCFIDQMPPYLRNTLYVKDDDYLYSYVFGNYITLTNLKEDDYNRIIEQRITPLYVSLHTTDNVLRQKMMRSAQQVDALSILKHLSFHGISFHLQIVCVPGYNDGAALKRTLQDILTSHLNCLSIGVVPVGLTKYRQNLCELKPFNRQNSEYVLDLIEETRNAYHSEIIYPADEFYILAEREIPEESYYLDYPQLENGIGMLRLSIQNYKQKKRALLKELRKKPVNYLMIGSTAAQEIILKIAEDLNKRLENQMVKVQIIKNDFFGSDITVCGLITYADLYAQLAPEQDDTLILPSCIFNTEGETLDGKGFSTFKETWKNPILLIDQFFEEWDYL